From the Lepus europaeus isolate LE1 chromosome 12, mLepTim1.pri, whole genome shotgun sequence genome, one window contains:
- the PIGO gene encoding GPI ethanolamine phosphate transferase 3 isoform X4 translates to MRWLGIGTVYLQMQKVSVLLFLAWVCFLFYAGIALFTSGFLLTRLELTNHSSCQEPPGPGSLPWGHRGQPGACWMAARFSRVVLVLIDALRFDFAQPQRSAEPPASLPFLGKLGSLQKILETQPHHARLYRAQVDPPTTTMQRLKALTTGSLPTFIDAGSNFASHAIVEDNLIKQLNSAGRRIVFMGDDTWKALFPGAFSQAFFFPSFNTRDLHTVDNGILEHLYPTMDSGEWDVLIAHFLGVDHCGHRHGPHHPEMAKKLSQMDQVIQGLVERLENDTLLVVAGDHGMTVSGDHGGDSELEVSAALFLYSPTALFPSTPPEEPEVIPQISLVPTLALLLGLPIPFGNIGEVIAELFSGGKDSQPHSSALAQASALHINAQQVSRFLHTYSAATQDFQVVELRRLQNLFSKASADYQWLLKNPQGAEETLKTVAAELQQFLRGARAVCIEFWARFSLVRMAGGAALLAAACFLCMLASQWATSPAFPFYSLLLIPVAWGVAGAMVCAALLATTGLKLDVVVLAAVAAVGSLLPFLWNAWAGWGPGRPLTSLLPIPRPILLLLLIRLAAFFSDSFVVAEAKATPFLLGSLILLLVVQLHWEGQMLPPKLLTIPRLGSSAPTGLPRHSGTYALRLGVGLLLCTRLAGLFHRCPEETPACHSSPWLNPLASMADLDYVVPQIYRHMQEEFRGRLERTRSEGPLTVAVYQLGSVYSAAMVTALTLLAFPLLLLHTERISLVFLLLFLQSFLLLHLLAAGVPVPSPGPFTVPWQAVSAWALMAAQTFYSTGHQPVFPAIHWHAAFVGFPEGHGSSTWLPALLVGANTFASHLLFAVGCPLLLLWPFLCESQGPKKRRHPPGHEAEAKVRPEEEEGEEGEEPLMEMRLRDAPHHFSAALLQLGLKYLFVLGVQILACVLAASILRRHLMVWKVFAPKFIFEALGFIVSSVGLLLGIALVMRVDGAVSSWFRQLVVSQQR, encoded by the exons ATGCGATGGCTTGGCATTGGGACTGTTTATCTCCA GATGCAGAAGGTCTCAGTGCTGCTCTTCCTGGCCTGGGTCTGCTTCCTCTTCTACGCTGGCATTGCCCTCTTCACCAGTGGCTTCCTGCTCACCCGTTTGGAGCTCACTAACCATAGCAGCTGCCAggagcccccaggccctgggtccctgccatgggGCCATCGAGGACAGCCCGGGGCCTGCTGGATGGCGGCCCGGTTCTCCCGGGTCGTGTTGGTGCTGATAGACGCTCTGCGATTTGACTTTGCCCAGCCTCAGCGCTCTGCggagcctcctgcctccctgccctttCTGGGCAAACTAGGTTCTTTGCAGAAGATCCTGGAGACGCAGCCTCACCATGCACGGCTCTACCGAGCGCAGGTGGAtccacccaccaccaccatgcaGCGCCTCAAGGCCCTCACCACCGGCTCACTGCCCACTTTTATCGATGCCGGCAGTAACTTTGCTAGTCATGCCATAGTAGAAGACAATCTCATTAAGCAACTCAACAGTGCAG GAAGGCGTATCGTCTTCATGGGAGATGACACCTGGAAAGCCCTTTTCCCTGGAGCGTTCTCCCAAGCTTTCTTCTTCCCGTCCTTCAACACCAGAGACCTCCACACAGTGGACAATGGCATCTTGGAACACCTGTACCCAACCA TGGACAGTGGTGAATGGGATGTGCTGATTGCTCACTTCCTGGGTGTGGATCACTGTGGCCACAGGCATGGCCCTCACCACCCTGAAATGGCAAAGAAACTTAGCCAGATGGACCAGGTGATCCA GGGACTTGTGGAGCGTCTGGAAAATGacacactgctggtggtggctgggGACCATGGGATGACCGTGAGTGGCGACCATGGAGGGGACAGTGAGCTGGAGGTCTCGGCTGCACTCTTTCTGTACAGCCCCACAGCCCTCTTCCCGAGCACTCCGCCAGAG GAACCAGAGGTGATTCCTCAAATCAGCCTTGTGCCCACActggccctgctgctgggccTGCCCATCCCGTTTGGGAACATTGGAGAAGTGATTGCTGAGCTGTTCTCGGGGGGCAAggactcccagccccactcctctgCTCTAGCCCAAGCCTCGGCTCTCCATATCAATGCCCAGCAG GTGTCCCGATTTCTTCACACCTACTCAGCGGCTACTCAGGACTTCCAGGTTGTGGAGCTTCGTCGGTTGCAGAACCTGTTCTCCAAGGCCTCTGCTGACTACCAGTGGCTTCTGAAGAATCCCCAGGGGGCTGAGGAGACGCTGAAGACTGTGGCTGCGGAGCTGCAGCAGTTCCTGCGGGGAGCTCGGGCTGTGTGCATCGAATTTTGGGCTCGTTTCTCTCTGGTCCGCATGGCGGGGGGTGCTGCTCTCTTGGCTGCTGCCTGCTTTCTCTGCATGTTGGCATCCCAGTGGGCAACATCCCCGGCCTTCCCCTTCTACTCCCTGCTCCTGATACCTGTGGCCTGGGGCGTGGCTGGGGCCATGGTGTGTGCTGCACTGCTGGCGACCACCGGGCTGAAGCTGGATGTGGTGGTTCTAGCAGCAGTGGCTGCAGTGGGCTCCCTGCTACCTTTTCTGTGGAACGCCTGGGCTGGCTGGGGGCCCGGGAGGCCGCTCACAAGCCTGCTTCCCATCCCTCGGCCCATCCTGTTACTCCTGCTCATTCGCCTGGCTGCCTTCTTCTCTGATAGTTTTGTTGTAGCTGAGGCCAAGGCCACCCCCTTCCTCCTGGGCTCGCTCATCTTGCTCCTCGTTGTGCAGCTTCATTGGGAGGGCCAGATGCTGCCCCCTAAGCTGCTCACGATACCCCGTCTTGGCTCTTCTGCCCCAACAGGCCTCCCACGGCACAGTGGCACCTATGCCCTGAGGCTTGGCGTTGGCTTGCTTTTATGTACAAGGCTAGCTGGGCTTTTTCATCGCTGCCCTGAAGAGACACCCGCTTGCCACTCCTCTCCATGGCTGAATCCTCTGGCATCCATG GCCGACCTGGATTACGTGGTTCCTCAGATCTACCGACACATGCAGGAGGAGTTCCGGGGCCGGCTAGAGAGGACCAGATCCGAGGGTCCACTGACGGTGGCTGTCTATCAGCTGGGGAGTGTCTACTCGgctgccatggtgacggccctcACCCTGTTGGCCTTCCCACTTCTGCTGCTGCACACGGAGCGCATCAGTCTCGTGTTCCTGCTTCTGTTTCTGCagagcttcctgctcctgcacctgcttgctGCCGGGGTCCCCGTCCCCAGCCCTG GTCCTTTTACTGTGCCTTGGCAGGCAGTCTCAGCTTGGGCCCTCATGGCCGCACAGACCTTTTACTCCACCGGCCACCAGCCTGTCTTTCCTGCCATCCATTGGCATGCAGCCTTCGTGGGATTCCCAGAAGGTCATGGATCCTCCACTTGGCTGCCTGCTTTGCTAGTGGGAGCCAATACCTTTGCCTCCCACCTTCTCTTTGCAG TAGGTTGTCCACTGCTCCTGCTCTGGCCCTTCCTGTGTGAGAGTCAAGGGCCAAAAAAGAGACGGCACCCCCCAGGGCATGAAGCTGAGGCCAAAGTCCggcctgaggaggaggagggggaggagggggaggagccgcTGATGGAGATGCGGCTCCGGGATGCCCCTCACCATTTCAGTGCAGCGCTGCTGCAGCTGGGCCTCAAGTACCTCTTTGTCCTTGGTGTCCAG ATTCTGGCCTGTGTCCTGGCAGCCTCCATCCTCCGCAGGCATCTCATGGTCTGGAAGGTGTTTGCCCCCAA GTTCATTTTTGAGGCCCTGGGCTTCATTGTGAGCAGCGTGGGACTTCTCCTGGGCATAGCCTTGGTGATGCGAGTGGATGGTGCCGTGAGCTCCTGGTTCAGGCAGCTAGTTGTGTCCCAGCAGAggtag
- the PIGO gene encoding GPI ethanolamine phosphate transferase 3 isoform X6, with translation MRWLGIGTVYLQMQKVSVLLFLAWVCFLFYAGIALFTSGFLLTRLELTNHSSCQEPPGPGSLPWGHRGQPGACWMAARFSRVVLVLIDALRFDFAQPQRSAEPPASLPFLGKLGSLQKILETQPHHARLYRAQVDPPTTTMQRLKALTTGSLPTFIDAGSNFASHAIVEDNLIKQLNSAGRRIVFMGDDTWKALFPGAFSQAFFFPSFNTRDLHTVDNGILEHLYPTMDSGEWDVLIAHFLGVDHCGHRHGPHHPEMAKKLSQMDQVIQGLVERLENDTLLVVAGDHGMTVSGDHGGDSELEVSAALFLYSPTALFPSTPPEEPEVIPQISLVPTLALLLGLPIPFGNIGEVIAELFSGGKDSQPHSSALAQASALHINAQQVSRFLHTYSAATQDFQVVELRRLQNLFSKASADYQWLLKNPQGAEETLKTVAAELQQFLRGARAVCIEFWARFSLVRMAGGAALLAAACFLCMLASQWATSPAFPFYSLLLIPVAWGVAGAMVCAALLATTGLKLDVVVLAAVAAVGSLLPFLWNAWAGWGPGRPLTSLLPIPRPILLLLLIRLAAFFSDSFVVAEAKATPFLLGSLILLLVVQLHWEGQMLPPKLLTIPRLGSSAPTGLPRHSGTYALRLGVGLLLCTRLAGLFHRCPEETPACHSSPWLNPLASMVGGRAKNLWYGACVGALVALLAAVRLWLRHYGNLKSPEPPVLFVRWGLPLMALGTAAYWALASGADEAPPRLRALVAGASAVLPRAVVGLAAAGLVLLLWRPVTVLVKAGAGAPRTRTVLTPFSGPPTSQADLDYVVPQIYRHMQEEFRGRLERTRSEGPLTVAVYQLGSVYSAAMVTALTLLAFPLLLLHTERISLVFLLLFLQSFLLLHLLAAGVPVPSPGSLSLGPHGRTDLLLHRPPACLSCHPLACSLRGIPRRSWILHLAACFASGSQYLCLPPSLCRQ, from the exons ATGCGATGGCTTGGCATTGGGACTGTTTATCTCCA GATGCAGAAGGTCTCAGTGCTGCTCTTCCTGGCCTGGGTCTGCTTCCTCTTCTACGCTGGCATTGCCCTCTTCACCAGTGGCTTCCTGCTCACCCGTTTGGAGCTCACTAACCATAGCAGCTGCCAggagcccccaggccctgggtccctgccatgggGCCATCGAGGACAGCCCGGGGCCTGCTGGATGGCGGCCCGGTTCTCCCGGGTCGTGTTGGTGCTGATAGACGCTCTGCGATTTGACTTTGCCCAGCCTCAGCGCTCTGCggagcctcctgcctccctgccctttCTGGGCAAACTAGGTTCTTTGCAGAAGATCCTGGAGACGCAGCCTCACCATGCACGGCTCTACCGAGCGCAGGTGGAtccacccaccaccaccatgcaGCGCCTCAAGGCCCTCACCACCGGCTCACTGCCCACTTTTATCGATGCCGGCAGTAACTTTGCTAGTCATGCCATAGTAGAAGACAATCTCATTAAGCAACTCAACAGTGCAG GAAGGCGTATCGTCTTCATGGGAGATGACACCTGGAAAGCCCTTTTCCCTGGAGCGTTCTCCCAAGCTTTCTTCTTCCCGTCCTTCAACACCAGAGACCTCCACACAGTGGACAATGGCATCTTGGAACACCTGTACCCAACCA TGGACAGTGGTGAATGGGATGTGCTGATTGCTCACTTCCTGGGTGTGGATCACTGTGGCCACAGGCATGGCCCTCACCACCCTGAAATGGCAAAGAAACTTAGCCAGATGGACCAGGTGATCCA GGGACTTGTGGAGCGTCTGGAAAATGacacactgctggtggtggctgggGACCATGGGATGACCGTGAGTGGCGACCATGGAGGGGACAGTGAGCTGGAGGTCTCGGCTGCACTCTTTCTGTACAGCCCCACAGCCCTCTTCCCGAGCACTCCGCCAGAG GAACCAGAGGTGATTCCTCAAATCAGCCTTGTGCCCACActggccctgctgctgggccTGCCCATCCCGTTTGGGAACATTGGAGAAGTGATTGCTGAGCTGTTCTCGGGGGGCAAggactcccagccccactcctctgCTCTAGCCCAAGCCTCGGCTCTCCATATCAATGCCCAGCAG GTGTCCCGATTTCTTCACACCTACTCAGCGGCTACTCAGGACTTCCAGGTTGTGGAGCTTCGTCGGTTGCAGAACCTGTTCTCCAAGGCCTCTGCTGACTACCAGTGGCTTCTGAAGAATCCCCAGGGGGCTGAGGAGACGCTGAAGACTGTGGCTGCGGAGCTGCAGCAGTTCCTGCGGGGAGCTCGGGCTGTGTGCATCGAATTTTGGGCTCGTTTCTCTCTGGTCCGCATGGCGGGGGGTGCTGCTCTCTTGGCTGCTGCCTGCTTTCTCTGCATGTTGGCATCCCAGTGGGCAACATCCCCGGCCTTCCCCTTCTACTCCCTGCTCCTGATACCTGTGGCCTGGGGCGTGGCTGGGGCCATGGTGTGTGCTGCACTGCTGGCGACCACCGGGCTGAAGCTGGATGTGGTGGTTCTAGCAGCAGTGGCTGCAGTGGGCTCCCTGCTACCTTTTCTGTGGAACGCCTGGGCTGGCTGGGGGCCCGGGAGGCCGCTCACAAGCCTGCTTCCCATCCCTCGGCCCATCCTGTTACTCCTGCTCATTCGCCTGGCTGCCTTCTTCTCTGATAGTTTTGTTGTAGCTGAGGCCAAGGCCACCCCCTTCCTCCTGGGCTCGCTCATCTTGCTCCTCGTTGTGCAGCTTCATTGGGAGGGCCAGATGCTGCCCCCTAAGCTGCTCACGATACCCCGTCTTGGCTCTTCTGCCCCAACAGGCCTCCCACGGCACAGTGGCACCTATGCCCTGAGGCTTGGCGTTGGCTTGCTTTTATGTACAAGGCTAGCTGGGCTTTTTCATCGCTGCCCTGAAGAGACACCCGCTTGCCACTCCTCTCCATGGCTGAATCCTCTGGCATCCATGGTGGGTGGTCGAGCCAAGAATTTGTGGTATGGAGCTTGTGTGGGGGCGCTGGTGGCCCTGTTAGCTGCTGTGCGCCTATGGCTTCGCCACTATGGTAATCTCAAGAGCCCTGAGCCCCCTGTGCTTTTTGTGCGCTGGGGGCTGCCCCTCATGGCACTGGGCACTGCTGCCTACTGGGCACTGGCTTCAGGAGCAGATGAAGCACCCCCGCGTCTCCGAGCCCTGGTTGCTGGGGCATCGGCTGTGCTGCCTCGGGCTGTGGTGGGGCTGGCCGCCGCAGGGCTCGTGCTGCTGCTCTGGAGGCCCGTCACGGTGCTGGTGAAGGCCGGGGCGGGTGCCCCCAGGACCAGGACTGTCCTCACTCCCTTCTCAGGCCCCCCCACTTCTCAGGCCGACCTGGATTACGTGGTTCCTCAGATCTACCGACACATGCAGGAGGAGTTCCGGGGCCGGCTAGAGAGGACCAGATCCGAGGGTCCACTGACGGTGGCTGTCTATCAGCTGGGGAGTGTCTACTCGgctgccatggtgacggccctcACCCTGTTGGCCTTCCCACTTCTGCTGCTGCACACGGAGCGCATCAGTCTCGTGTTCCTGCTTCTGTTTCTGCagagcttcctgctcctgcacctgcttgctGCCGGGGTCCCCGTCCCCAGCCCTG GCAGTCTCAGCTTGGGCCCTCATGGCCGCACAGACCTTTTACTCCACCGGCCACCAGCCTGTCTTTCCTGCCATCCATTGGCATGCAGCCTTCGTGGGATTCCCAGAAGGTCATGGATCCTCCACTTGGCTGCCTGCTTTGCTAGTGGGAGCCAATACCTTTGCCTCCCACCTTCTCTTTGCAG gCAGTAG
- the PIGO gene encoding GPI ethanolamine phosphate transferase 3 isoform X9 — MRWLGIGTVYLQMQKVSVLLFLAWVCFLFYAGIALFTSGFLLTRLELTNHSSCQEPPGPGSLPWGHRGQPGACWMAARFSRVVLVLIDALRFDFAQPQRSAEPPASLPFLGKLGSLQKILETQPHHARLYRAQVDPPTTTMQRLKALTTGSLPTFIDAGSNFASHAIVEDNLIKQLNSAGRRIVFMGDDTWKALFPGAFSQAFFFPSFNTRDLHTVDNGILEHLYPTMDSGEWDVLIAHFLGVDHCGHRHGPHHPEMAKKLSQMDQVIQGLVERLENDTLLVVAGDHGMTVSGDHGGDSELEVSAALFLYSPTALFPSTPPEEPEVIPQISLVPTLALLLGLPIPFGNIGEVIAELFSGGKDSQPHSSALAQASALHINAQQVSRFLHTYSAATQDFQVVELRRLQNLFSKASADYQWLLKNPQGAEETLKTVAAELQQFLRGARAADLDYVVPQIYRHMQEEFRGRLERTRSEGPLTVAVYQLGSVYSAAMVTALTLLAFPLLLLHTERISLVFLLLFLQSFLLLHLLAAGVPVPSPGPFTVPWQAVSAWALMAAQTFYSTGHQPVFPAIHWHAAFVGFPEGHGSSTWLPALLVGANTFASHLLFAVGCPLLLLWPFLCESQGPKKRRHPPGHEAEAKVRPEEEEGEEGEEPLMEMRLRDAPHHFSAALLQLGLKYLFVLGVQILACVLAASILRRHLMVWKVFAPKFIFEALGFIVSSVGLLLGIALVMRVDGAVSSWFRQLVVSQQR; from the exons ATGCGATGGCTTGGCATTGGGACTGTTTATCTCCA GATGCAGAAGGTCTCAGTGCTGCTCTTCCTGGCCTGGGTCTGCTTCCTCTTCTACGCTGGCATTGCCCTCTTCACCAGTGGCTTCCTGCTCACCCGTTTGGAGCTCACTAACCATAGCAGCTGCCAggagcccccaggccctgggtccctgccatgggGCCATCGAGGACAGCCCGGGGCCTGCTGGATGGCGGCCCGGTTCTCCCGGGTCGTGTTGGTGCTGATAGACGCTCTGCGATTTGACTTTGCCCAGCCTCAGCGCTCTGCggagcctcctgcctccctgccctttCTGGGCAAACTAGGTTCTTTGCAGAAGATCCTGGAGACGCAGCCTCACCATGCACGGCTCTACCGAGCGCAGGTGGAtccacccaccaccaccatgcaGCGCCTCAAGGCCCTCACCACCGGCTCACTGCCCACTTTTATCGATGCCGGCAGTAACTTTGCTAGTCATGCCATAGTAGAAGACAATCTCATTAAGCAACTCAACAGTGCAG GAAGGCGTATCGTCTTCATGGGAGATGACACCTGGAAAGCCCTTTTCCCTGGAGCGTTCTCCCAAGCTTTCTTCTTCCCGTCCTTCAACACCAGAGACCTCCACACAGTGGACAATGGCATCTTGGAACACCTGTACCCAACCA TGGACAGTGGTGAATGGGATGTGCTGATTGCTCACTTCCTGGGTGTGGATCACTGTGGCCACAGGCATGGCCCTCACCACCCTGAAATGGCAAAGAAACTTAGCCAGATGGACCAGGTGATCCA GGGACTTGTGGAGCGTCTGGAAAATGacacactgctggtggtggctgggGACCATGGGATGACCGTGAGTGGCGACCATGGAGGGGACAGTGAGCTGGAGGTCTCGGCTGCACTCTTTCTGTACAGCCCCACAGCCCTCTTCCCGAGCACTCCGCCAGAG GAACCAGAGGTGATTCCTCAAATCAGCCTTGTGCCCACActggccctgctgctgggccTGCCCATCCCGTTTGGGAACATTGGAGAAGTGATTGCTGAGCTGTTCTCGGGGGGCAAggactcccagccccactcctctgCTCTAGCCCAAGCCTCGGCTCTCCATATCAATGCCCAGCAG GTGTCCCGATTTCTTCACACCTACTCAGCGGCTACTCAGGACTTCCAGGTTGTGGAGCTTCGTCGGTTGCAGAACCTGTTCTCCAAGGCCTCTGCTGACTACCAGTGGCTTCTGAAGAATCCCCAGGGGGCTGAGGAGACGCTGAAGACTGTGGCTGCGGAGCTGCAGCAGTTCCTGCGGGGAGCTCGGGCT GCCGACCTGGATTACGTGGTTCCTCAGATCTACCGACACATGCAGGAGGAGTTCCGGGGCCGGCTAGAGAGGACCAGATCCGAGGGTCCACTGACGGTGGCTGTCTATCAGCTGGGGAGTGTCTACTCGgctgccatggtgacggccctcACCCTGTTGGCCTTCCCACTTCTGCTGCTGCACACGGAGCGCATCAGTCTCGTGTTCCTGCTTCTGTTTCTGCagagcttcctgctcctgcacctgcttgctGCCGGGGTCCCCGTCCCCAGCCCTG GTCCTTTTACTGTGCCTTGGCAGGCAGTCTCAGCTTGGGCCCTCATGGCCGCACAGACCTTTTACTCCACCGGCCACCAGCCTGTCTTTCCTGCCATCCATTGGCATGCAGCCTTCGTGGGATTCCCAGAAGGTCATGGATCCTCCACTTGGCTGCCTGCTTTGCTAGTGGGAGCCAATACCTTTGCCTCCCACCTTCTCTTTGCAG TAGGTTGTCCACTGCTCCTGCTCTGGCCCTTCCTGTGTGAGAGTCAAGGGCCAAAAAAGAGACGGCACCCCCCAGGGCATGAAGCTGAGGCCAAAGTCCggcctgaggaggaggagggggaggagggggaggagccgcTGATGGAGATGCGGCTCCGGGATGCCCCTCACCATTTCAGTGCAGCGCTGCTGCAGCTGGGCCTCAAGTACCTCTTTGTCCTTGGTGTCCAG ATTCTGGCCTGTGTCCTGGCAGCCTCCATCCTCCGCAGGCATCTCATGGTCTGGAAGGTGTTTGCCCCCAA GTTCATTTTTGAGGCCCTGGGCTTCATTGTGAGCAGCGTGGGACTTCTCCTGGGCATAGCCTTGGTGATGCGAGTGGATGGTGCCGTGAGCTCCTGGTTCAGGCAGCTAGTTGTGTCCCAGCAGAggtag
- the PIGO gene encoding GPI ethanolamine phosphate transferase 3 isoform X8, producing MRWLGIGTVYLQMQKVSVLLFLAWVCFLFYAGIALFTSGFLLTRLELTNHSSCQEPPGPGSLPWGHRGQPGACWMAARFSRVVLVLIDALRFDFAQPQRSAEPPASLPFLGKLGSLQKILETQPHHARLYRAQVDPPTTTMQRLKALTTGSLPTFIDAGSNFASHAIVEDNLIKQLNSAGRRIVFMGDDTWKALFPGAFSQAFFFPSFNTRDLHTVDNGILEHLYPTMDSGEWDVLIAHFLGVDHCGHRHGPHHPEMAKKLSQMDQVIQGLVERLENDTLLVVAGDHGMTVSGDHGGDSELEVSAALFLYSPTALFPSTPPEEPEVIPQISLVPTLALLLGLPIPFGNIGEVIAELFSGGKDSQPHSSALAQASALHINAQQVSRFLHTYSAATQDFQVVELRRLQNLFSKASADYQWLLKNPQGAEETLKTVAAELQQFLRGARAVCIEFWARFSLADLDYVVPQIYRHMQEEFRGRLERTRSEGPLTVAVYQLGSVYSAAMVTALTLLAFPLLLLHTERISLVFLLLFLQSFLLLHLLAAGVPVPSPGPFTVPWQAVSAWALMAAQTFYSTGHQPVFPAIHWHAAFVGFPEGHGSSTWLPALLVGANTFASHLLFAVGCPLLLLWPFLCESQGPKKRRHPPGHEAEAKVRPEEEEGEEGEEPLMEMRLRDAPHHFSAALLQLGLKYLFVLGVQILACVLAASILRRHLMVWKVFAPKFIFEALGFIVSSVGLLLGIALVMRVDGAVSSWFRQLVVSQQR from the exons ATGCGATGGCTTGGCATTGGGACTGTTTATCTCCA GATGCAGAAGGTCTCAGTGCTGCTCTTCCTGGCCTGGGTCTGCTTCCTCTTCTACGCTGGCATTGCCCTCTTCACCAGTGGCTTCCTGCTCACCCGTTTGGAGCTCACTAACCATAGCAGCTGCCAggagcccccaggccctgggtccctgccatgggGCCATCGAGGACAGCCCGGGGCCTGCTGGATGGCGGCCCGGTTCTCCCGGGTCGTGTTGGTGCTGATAGACGCTCTGCGATTTGACTTTGCCCAGCCTCAGCGCTCTGCggagcctcctgcctccctgccctttCTGGGCAAACTAGGTTCTTTGCAGAAGATCCTGGAGACGCAGCCTCACCATGCACGGCTCTACCGAGCGCAGGTGGAtccacccaccaccaccatgcaGCGCCTCAAGGCCCTCACCACCGGCTCACTGCCCACTTTTATCGATGCCGGCAGTAACTTTGCTAGTCATGCCATAGTAGAAGACAATCTCATTAAGCAACTCAACAGTGCAG GAAGGCGTATCGTCTTCATGGGAGATGACACCTGGAAAGCCCTTTTCCCTGGAGCGTTCTCCCAAGCTTTCTTCTTCCCGTCCTTCAACACCAGAGACCTCCACACAGTGGACAATGGCATCTTGGAACACCTGTACCCAACCA TGGACAGTGGTGAATGGGATGTGCTGATTGCTCACTTCCTGGGTGTGGATCACTGTGGCCACAGGCATGGCCCTCACCACCCTGAAATGGCAAAGAAACTTAGCCAGATGGACCAGGTGATCCA GGGACTTGTGGAGCGTCTGGAAAATGacacactgctggtggtggctgggGACCATGGGATGACCGTGAGTGGCGACCATGGAGGGGACAGTGAGCTGGAGGTCTCGGCTGCACTCTTTCTGTACAGCCCCACAGCCCTCTTCCCGAGCACTCCGCCAGAG GAACCAGAGGTGATTCCTCAAATCAGCCTTGTGCCCACActggccctgctgctgggccTGCCCATCCCGTTTGGGAACATTGGAGAAGTGATTGCTGAGCTGTTCTCGGGGGGCAAggactcccagccccactcctctgCTCTAGCCCAAGCCTCGGCTCTCCATATCAATGCCCAGCAG GTGTCCCGATTTCTTCACACCTACTCAGCGGCTACTCAGGACTTCCAGGTTGTGGAGCTTCGTCGGTTGCAGAACCTGTTCTCCAAGGCCTCTGCTGACTACCAGTGGCTTCTGAAGAATCCCCAGGGGGCTGAGGAGACGCTGAAGACTGTGGCTGCGGAGCTGCAGCAGTTCCTGCGGGGAGCTCGGGCTGTGTGCATCGAATTTTGGGCTCGTTTCTCTCTG GCCGACCTGGATTACGTGGTTCCTCAGATCTACCGACACATGCAGGAGGAGTTCCGGGGCCGGCTAGAGAGGACCAGATCCGAGGGTCCACTGACGGTGGCTGTCTATCAGCTGGGGAGTGTCTACTCGgctgccatggtgacggccctcACCCTGTTGGCCTTCCCACTTCTGCTGCTGCACACGGAGCGCATCAGTCTCGTGTTCCTGCTTCTGTTTCTGCagagcttcctgctcctgcacctgcttgctGCCGGGGTCCCCGTCCCCAGCCCTG GTCCTTTTACTGTGCCTTGGCAGGCAGTCTCAGCTTGGGCCCTCATGGCCGCACAGACCTTTTACTCCACCGGCCACCAGCCTGTCTTTCCTGCCATCCATTGGCATGCAGCCTTCGTGGGATTCCCAGAAGGTCATGGATCCTCCACTTGGCTGCCTGCTTTGCTAGTGGGAGCCAATACCTTTGCCTCCCACCTTCTCTTTGCAG TAGGTTGTCCACTGCTCCTGCTCTGGCCCTTCCTGTGTGAGAGTCAAGGGCCAAAAAAGAGACGGCACCCCCCAGGGCATGAAGCTGAGGCCAAAGTCCggcctgaggaggaggagggggaggagggggaggagccgcTGATGGAGATGCGGCTCCGGGATGCCCCTCACCATTTCAGTGCAGCGCTGCTGCAGCTGGGCCTCAAGTACCTCTTTGTCCTTGGTGTCCAG ATTCTGGCCTGTGTCCTGGCAGCCTCCATCCTCCGCAGGCATCTCATGGTCTGGAAGGTGTTTGCCCCCAA GTTCATTTTTGAGGCCCTGGGCTTCATTGTGAGCAGCGTGGGACTTCTCCTGGGCATAGCCTTGGTGATGCGAGTGGATGGTGCCGTGAGCTCCTGGTTCAGGCAGCTAGTTGTGTCCCAGCAGAggtag